A segment of the Phocoena sinus isolate mPhoSin1 chromosome 11, mPhoSin1.pri, whole genome shotgun sequence genome:
ctttgtgtccacgtagtagcggggtgggatagggagggtgggagggagacgcaagagggcggggatatggggatatatgtatacgtatagctgattcactttgttataaagcagaaaccaacacaccattgtaaagcaattatactccaataaagatgttaaaaaaaaaaaaaaaaggtacctgTATCAAGTCCGTGCTTCATTTCCTTTATGAACTCCTCCACTCTGGCCGCCCGTGCAGCAGCCAGCACCTTCTCATCGCTGCAGCCCTTCAGCCCATAAGTGATGTTGTCCCTCACCGAACCCGAGAACAGCACAGGCTCCTGCCCAACCAAAACCACCTGGGCAGAGGCGACAGGAGCAGAGGACCATGTGGAAACCCCCATGGCAGGGACCCTCCTTTCCTCATCGCCTACCTACCTCACAATGGACCCCTTGTGTTTCTTCCCCCGTCTCCACCCCCTGCTCTCTGCACATAATTCTCCATCCAATCTGcaatccctctccttcctccccacccacctgtTGGTATAGGTAGCGGCGCTCATACTGGGAGATGGGCTCCCCATCCAGCAGCACCTGCCCCTCAGTGGGCTGGTACAGATTCTGTAGCAGGGCAGCTACTGTGCTCTTTCCAGATCCACTGGGCCCCACCAGTGCGGTCATCTTCCCAGGAGGCAGGGTGAATGTCAGACCCTAGAAAAGCCAGGAAAGAGTTAGGGGACTGCCTGTttgccctccctctcctcttctttctatcAGAGAAGGATAAGCTTCTCATCACTCAGGGCGTGAAGGGCCCAGATTCCCTCCCTGGGGTCTCCGTTGGGCACCTTGAGCACAGGCTGGTCAGGGCGATTGGGATACACAAAGGAGACGTTCTGGAATTCCATCAGGCCCTGCAGAGTGGGCGGGGCCAGTGTCCCAGTTGGAGGCAGATTTGGCTTTCGGTCCAGGTAGCAGAACACCTTCTCTGCAGCCCCCACATTGCTCAGCATGTCCCCAAACATGTACACCAGGGTCTGCAAAACAGGAAGGCAGGGGTCAGCCAAGCAAAGGAAGCTCTACCAGGAACCAACTTCCCAACTCCTCACACCCTCCATGCCACACTCCACCCCAGCCATGCTTCTCCCCTCATCCAAAAAAGATTCCCTAccttttatatatagatagatagatatagatatagatatatacacatatatatagatatgtatatttatttatttatttttggctgcattgggtcttcgttgctgcgcacaggctttctctagttgcagcaagtgaagactactcttggttgcggtgcacaggcttctcattgcagtggctgctcttgttgcagagcacgggctctaggcacgcgggcttcagtagttgtggcacgtgggctcagtagttgtggctcgtgggctctagagcacaggcttagtagttgtggagcacgggcttagttgctctgcggcatgtgcaatcttcccggaccagagatcaaacccgtgtcccctgcattggcaggaggattcttaaccactgcgccaccagggaagtcccaattcccTACTGTTAATGTGcgatttttttttggccgtgccacagggcatgtgggattctgtttccctgaccagcgatcaaaccgtgccccctgcagtggaagcatggagtactaaccactggaccgccagggaagtccccttaatgGGCAATTTGCTTGAATTTCAAAGGGGCACCAATACCCCATTATTCCAATTTGCCAGGTAAAGGATGGAGACCAGAGTCCTTCCATCCCCAGACCTTTCCAGGTACTCGTACACAGTTCTGTCTGGCCGAGTTACACAGGGAACTCCTTAAAAGCGGGTGCTGTGCCCACCTCCTCTTTGCAGATGCCAGACTGCTTTGCACAGCTCTCCCCCCATAAAAGATGTTTAATCCATGTCTACGAAACTTATAAAGCCCAAGATCCAGTAactaattatttttgaaaactggtaaatataGGAAGGAACTAAACACTTACTGTGCCTTTCCTAATCAAACTATACCACTTGGCAACCAAACAGTAGATGAGGAGACATCTCCCTTGAGACATGCacctaataaatgaaggaatgggGGAGTGTCACCATTTTGCCACCGCAAATGATTTAATGGATCTAAGCTTTACTGGTTGCTGTCACCACAGATGtacatgagagagagaaagagatcagtGTAATATATACCtctatgaaaaatgtgaaaatctgATCATTGACTTGCATTTGGTGAAGTTGTTGTTAATTCTCTTGCTGTGGTCATGGCTTTGTGGTTACATGTATTTTAATGTTTACATTTAGTGATACATATTTACAGACGAAACCGTATcttggatttgcttcaaaataatatgggGGGAGGGAAGTGGGTGGGGTTACAGATTAAATAAGATTGGCCATGAATTGGTAATTGTTAAAACAGATGCTgggggataaacaacaaggtcctaccgtatagcagagaggactatattcaatatcctatgatatatacatactactatatataaaatagataactaataaggacctactgtgtagcacagggaactctactcaatactctgtaaagacctacatgggaaaagaatctaaaaaagagtggatatgtgtataactgattcactttgctgtacacctgaaactaacacaacactgtaaatcaactataccccaatataaaacaaaaattttaaataaaataaaggaaaaaaaagttaaaaaaaaaaaaacagatgttggGTACATGGGGGTTcatattatagtttttttctcttttattgcctATGTTTGAAATTCTCCATCACAATGAGTTGGGgttatttcagtttgtttgtttttttttaaggggaacaAATAGAAGACAAAGCGGGAAAAGAGAGCGTGCACAGCTCCTGACTCACTTCCACGTGGGAGCCCACTTCCTCCTGGTAGAGCAGAAAGGTGACCAGCCCGCCCCGGGTGAGGTCCCCAGCCAGGATCTGCTGCAGCCCACGTCTCAGCAATATAATCTTCATTGCCAAGTGCAGCAtctggagggagaaggaaagggagcctGAGAATCTCCCATTCTTTGGCCTCCCTGCCCCTATGACACTGAGCGACCCCCAGACCAGCTGTAGGAAGAGGACCATCactttccctgccccctccctgggcccttccTCCAGCCACTCAGTCTCCTCACCCTCCTTAAGAGGCAGTAGAGGGCCCTTTCCAGATCTCGTCGCCACCACAGCTGCCGGCATCGGTCAAGAGCCTCCTTATAGCGACGGACCTCTTGCTCCTCCGCCCCAAAACTGCGCACAGTCTGCAGCCCTCCAACTGCCTCACGTACCACCTGTCCTGCTTTCGCCATAGCATCCTGGATCTCCTGAAGGACTGCCTGGAAAAGTGGGGCAGGAGATAGGAGGGGCTGATTCGGCAGAAGACAGCCGACCCCCACGTCTCATTCCAGCCCTTGGAACGCTCTCTGcacgctaagtgaagtaagtcagacagagaaagacaaatattatatgatatcatttacatgtggaatctaaaaaaataatacaaatgaatctgcatacaaacaggaacagactcacagacgtagaaaacaaacttatggttaccaaaattgggggaaggggggagtggataaattaagagtttgagatgaacagatacaaactactaacacaaaatagataagcaacaaggatttactgtatagcacagggaactacattcaacatcttttaataacctataatggaaaataacctgaaaatctctctctctctctcttccccgccacctctcttcccaccccccctctctgtcacacacacacacaaagtcccAGAGGGTCATGGACCTTCTGAAGCCTCTAAGGGCCTGCAGAAGGCCTCTAGGAGAACTTTCTTCTTCCCTGGGGATTCCCTAGCATCCACACGTACCTGATGGCGAGCACTGTACATCTTTTCAGCCGCTGTCATTAGAGGCACATCAAGCAGAGAAAGGAGGGTGAGTCGAGGTGACAGGTTGAGCATGAAGCCGTAAAGTCCCAGCACTTTCACCAGGCTTCGAGACAGCACGTTGGCATTAAGAGGAAGCCAGTTACTCATCAGTTTGGTATCTGAGCTCAGCCGGGAATTCAGCTCCCCTGGGCAGGACAAAGCAGGTGAGGAAACCACGTGTTGTAATGCAGAACCCCCAGAAACTCCCTCCTGAGCTCCCAATCTCAcacagccctccctccctggagACTGCCTCTCTACATGGTccccaaagagagaaaaacagctCCAGGCCTTGGCACCAGGGATGCAGGGGGAGGGCAGCGGAGGGGAAAGGAAGTCCTGGGGGACCCCAGACCTGGACTCCAGGCCCTACCTGTCTTAGTCTCCTGGAAGAAAGCAAGGTCCTggcacaggagggaggagaaaagcagCTCCCGGACCCGCAGGTTGATTCTGGACATGATGAAGGTGAAGGTGCTTCCTCGGCAGCCTGCAGACAGTGAACTGCGGGGAAGGAGGACGGCGGAGGATGAAGAGGAGAGATGCAGAGAAGgacggagggagagagagaagcagaggagaaagcatgcaaagaaaagaaatacaaagttgGGGGCAGTATATCATGAGagcagaagagaaataaataagagcGAGGGAGACACGAGGGGCAGGAATCAACAGACGAAGAGAAAAGAGGACACAGTGAGCCAGCTGTGGGAACCACATCATAACACTGACAGATTCACCAGCATCACTAGTTCATTCTGTTCTAGACAGGAGGGAACAGTACAATAGAAATGGAAAGACGCTGTGAAGGGAAAGAGCCTATGGCTTGCTTCTGACCTGGTCTCTCTCAGGGCCATCCCTCCAGCTTTCCCCTTGGTCTTGgtctccttcctccacccccaacGTCCTTCCTCCTACTTCCAGATATTGATACTTTCTTGTGGGAACTGTAGCAATGCCCTCCCATCTCCAAAGCCCTGGGATCCTGCTGTTCTCCCTCTCCACTGTCCTTGGGATTGGAAAATTCCTCTTAGACCAAGTGAATTTTTACGGTCAAACTCAAAGGAAAACTGTAAAAGCGCAAAGGCAGGAACTGTACAAAATATGGGTTTCTAATACAAATCTAATGACCATGTTGAGAGGGCTGTTGGCATACTCAGACATCAAATGGTGAGGGTTTGGACTTTGGTGATCACAGTGAGAACGGAGAGAAAGGAGCCATAGGAGCACGTTTTGAGTGTGGCAAATGCAAGAACATGAGAAAGGCAGCGACGATGCTGGTGCTTGGAGCTGAGGATACTGATGGTTTCATGAATGGGAATAAGAAGAGGGAGGCATTTTCAAGGAGACCACGAGGGAGTGGGATGCACTTGGAGTTCTGGGTGCATGGAGTCTGAGGTGACAGGGCGTCATCCAATGGGAACGTCAAGGAGGCCTCTGGATTACAAGACTGGGGCTGGATGTGGGAATGTGGATGTGGGAATGTCCTGCAGACGTGAGCTGCATTAGCTCAACAGGAAAAATGTTCTTAAAGATCAGAGAACTGAGTCCTGAGAAAAGTCCATAATTAAGGATCCAGAGGACGGTTCTCCAGAAGAGGGAGAGTGGACTGGAAAGTAGAAAGGGAGTTCATAAAAGCTACCTGAAGAACAAGATCAATCATAAGAGactgttctgggacttccctggtggtccagtggttaagactccgagctcccaatgcagggggcccaggttcgatccctggtcagggaactagatcccgcacgctgcagcTGAGAgacccatatgctgcaactaagacccagcacagacaaataaataagatacataagtaaataatttttttaaaaaagagagattgtTCTGATGCCAGATGCTACAGACACATAGAGAACTgagggctgattttttttttttaaagcagcagcTTGATCATTAAGAAGTTCACTTTTAAGTAGTTTCAGCAAAGAGTAGTAAGTATGAAATAATGAAGAACTGGTTTTTGAGGGATTCTAAATGAAGCATGACCATATCAAAGGAGCAGGATCAAGCAGCCGGCTGGTATTTGGGGAAGGCTAGTGAGGTATTCGCACGACCCTGAGAATAAgcacctccttaaattttgcagcCTAGGTGCCTGACTCCCCTCATCCTAGACCCAGCCCTATCAAGCAGTTAATTAGTTACTTAGTCGGTAGACAGCGGACTCCTGGCTACGTcttaaagcagaaggaaaagtaaatgaagtggaaaaGAGTAAAGATGCTGGAAAGAAAGGTGACAAGCCTCAGAGTAAGATCTTCCAGGATAGACAAGATGACTTAAGGACGAAGAGTCAGGAGGAAGAAACATGCCCACCCTGACAACTGGATAACTGTGGAAACAAACACAGGGTGGGAGgctggagacagaaaagagaaatggaactTCATGGAGATAAAAATGTTGAGAGGTAACTGAGAGACATTCCATTCGACACATAAACACCTTTTGTACTACATTCACTCCTATCTGTAACTATATAATAAGTAATATAAACTTTGAAGACGTTGGAGCCACGTGGTGAACGGAGGAATAAATGAGTGGATGCATGACACAGAATGGTGAATGAACAAATACAGATTCTTTAGTTTAAGTATTTTGTGCTTTGGGCACAAGAGGGTCTGAAAACAGTTAGGAAAGTGAGGGCCCCTGTAAAAATTGGGGGCTAGCAAATCACCATCACCTACCTCGCAACAgagaagagacacatgaaaaagaTGGCGCTGACAAAGGCATCAGGATCAAAATCACCTCCCAGGATGTCAATCACAAGACCAAAATAGTAAGCGATTAAGGTCTCACCTGCGTGAGGACAACAGTGAGTGTGCCGGTGCCCAGGGCCTTTTCCCACCTCCAAGTCACAGCGCCCTCTCCCGACTCACCCAACACGGTAACAGCGAGGAAGAAGAAGGCCACACCCAGGAAAGGCAGGTCTGGCCTGGAGAGCTTCAGCAACCTCCACATCAAGGCTCTGTTGTTCTCCTGGCCCCGCTCCCTCTCCCGGGCTCCTGGAGGGCTCAGCACAGCCCACACGCCCCAGCTCAGCCCTGCCGCTCCGTAACCCAGCAGCAGCCAGCTCCAAGGGGCTGAAGCCGCCCTGGCTGGGGGAGCACTCAAGGTCCCCGGGACCAGGGCCCTcagggagagaaacagagggGTACCCAGGCAGAGGGGGGGCAGCAGTGCTCCCACAAACCTCAGCAGCCCTCCCAGCCTCAAAAGCCACCAAAGCCCTCCCAGTCGCAAGGTGCCCTCTAGCCACAGGCCTGGAAGCCCGCGGGGAAGCAGAGCCCCCAGGGTCCCCTGCAGCAGCCAGAGTAACGCCCAGTCGGCCAGCAGCAGGAAGGCCGAGGGTCTCAGGTCAGGGAGCCGCATGGCGAGATCTAGGGGTAGAAGGTGAGAAACGACAGAGGTGAGTCCCAATCCTTgtccccactcctccccactcGCACTCCGCCGAACGCGTCCACGGGCTTCCCATTTTATTTACCCAGTGCTACCCTGAAAGATGCCTGAAAAGTGCTTGGTCCTCATCAGTATCTCCCTCCTAGGATCCCAGGCATTCGGCCTGACAGAGGGAGCTGGGAAGCCTGACCACCTGCAGCCTCATCCTCTAAAAAAAAGACCCgtgaccccctccccccaccccgcccccgccagccGCCCCCGCCGAGTTCCAAGGGGCCAGGCGGTCCCGCCCCGCTCCCTTGCTCCCGGGGTCCAAAAGGGCTGGAAGCCTGGGATGCGGAGTGGCTGGTGGATGGGCTGCGTCCCAGTTAGAACTCCAGGTTCCCACGCGCACCAACTCACCGGAGGGGACTTCTGGGCTGCAGCTCGGAGGTCTTTCCTTTACGTGCCGGGGGCCGAGCTCTGAAGTGCCCTCGCGCCGCCTCCGCTTCGTTTCCCCTCTGTCGGCGGGCGAGGATCCCCGAGCCAAGGCGGCCGGGCTCCCTCGGCTTTCGCTTTCGCTTCCGCAGCCGGTGCCCGGTGCTGGGCCCGGCGGCCAGCAGGCGGCGCGCGACACCTGCAGCCCGCGGAACAGACCCCTGAGTCCTGTTCCACGTGCCAGGCCCCGGTTAGTCTCCACCCTCAGCAACAGTTACTCTGTCATAGGAAACGGCTGCAGTTTTTTAAATTGCCACTAAGTAAAATAGAGCTGTTTCGAGGATTGGGATGCTTTGTAATTGGAGAACCGCTGGATTTTCATACCTCAGCTCTGAACCTATTTTGAGAACTGCCCTCTTTCCCAATCCAAGTTCCAGATGTAGGATCTTggggtttaaaacaacaacaaacaaacaaacaaaacacacacacacacacacacacacacacacacgaaacagAGCCAGAGTCCAAGCGAGAAACACACAGGACTTCTATACAGAAGGCCCAGCTACTCTCACCAGGACCTAAGTGAGTTTCCACTTACAGATTCTGAGCCGAGAAGGCCCCCCACCACTGCAcatcttctctgtctttctcaaCACAGCTCCTGAGCAGAGAAAGTGTTCAGACGCCTCAGATCATGGTGGAACCACCTTCCTCATATGAGGGAAGTAGACTCTGTTTCTTCGTTTAACACTGATTAGCACAGTAGTCAGGTTTCTATAGGTCCTGCCAGACCCAGAGCCCATCTATGGGGCAGGTAGAttggtttattccagaaataacTCTTCCGGTTGAAACCACCTCCCAGACTCAACATATTCCCCGAGGGAGGGCCACGTGGATTCCAATGCACCCTTTTGAAATGTTACTGGCACGACTCCCATGAGTCACTTCAGATTTAGATTTGAAGTTAGAGGATTACTAAAACTTCTCCAACCCCGTCCATTCTGGGATTTTAAGGATCTCTCTCTAATGAAAAAGCTCCGTGTTCAGCTGCTTCCTACTTCCTTTGACGAACTCTCCTTGGAGAGGTGACCGTGTCCTGCTCCTTCCTGAAATCCCAGCGTGATTCAGAAAATCTCATTCTGTCTCATCTTTCTAACCTGGTTACCTTTTCCTCATATTTCCAACTTCAGCGAGTCCTCCTTATCTCCTCTTCCACTTCGATCACAGTCTTGTCATCTTGCAATGGAGTGTGACCCATCATGAAATGGAACCCCTAACGTCCATCTTTCCGTGTAATATCCAATCTCTCCACGGGGTTATTTGAGATAAATGGGACCGTGTTTACAATTACCACACACACGTGAGGAGGAAGCTTGTTCATCCTACTTTACCAAGTCAAAAACAGTTGTTCTAAGCGCACTACACCCAGATACCCAAACCATTAACAACTGACTACACAGGAGCCTCCAGGTTGTGTGCCTAACCTGGATTAATTGCACCTAAGTGTCCACAGACAACGTTGAACCTTCCCGAGGTCCTGGAGAGATGAAAGTGGAAGGAAAGCCCAGAGAAATATTTGATGAGACCCCATTTCTTAGGTAGGGGTTTGAGTCTCTTTTCTCAGGAAAAGTCTGTCTTTATTTCCTGATTCCTCCTCCCAACAAGCCCAGCCCAGAGCCCTCACAAGGCCACGACACAGAGGCTTTTATAACCGTTTTCCTTTATTGTGCTTGGCGGGACACCCAGAAGGTTGGGCTGGGGGTGATACTCATGGAGACAGAGAACACACAAAAGGATAAACTACACGCTGCCTCCCAGTGGCCCCTGGTTCTCTATCTCTGGGTCAGGTCAGGCCCCCCTTTCTCCTGGGGTGTAACCTGGCCCAGGTCCCCAAGTCCACCACTGCCACCATTACTGACTGGCCTCATGGTACTGGTACATCAGGTCACTGACGTCGGTACTTTCCACTTTCAACCAACCGTCCTCCTTCACGTGGTACACTGCAGGCAAAGGAGAAAGAAcagagtcgggcttccc
Coding sequences within it:
- the TAP2 gene encoding antigen peptide transporter 2 isoform X2; this translates as MRLPDLRPSAFLLLADWALLWLLQGTLGALLPRGLPGLWLEGTLRLGGLWWLLRLGGLLRFVGALLPPLCLGTPLFLSLRALVPGTLSAPPARAASAPWSWLLLGYGAAGLSWGVWAVLSPPGARERERGQENNRALMWRLLKLSRPDLPFLGVAFFFLAVTVLGETLIAYYFGLVIDILGGDFDPDAFVSAIFFMCLFSVASSLSAGCRGSTFTFIMSRINLRVRELLFSSLLCQDLAFFQETKTGELNSRLSSDTKLMSNWLPLNANVLSRSLVKVLGLYGFMLNLSPRLTLLSLLDVPLMTAAEKMYSARHQAVLQEIQDAMAKAGQVVREAVGGLQTVRSFGAEEQEVRRYKEALDRCRQLWWRRDLERALYCLLRRMLHLAMKIILLRRGLQQILAGDLTRGGLVTFLLYQEEVGSHVETLVYMFGDMLSNVGAAEKVFCYLDRKPNLPPTGTLAPPTLQGLMEFQNVSFVYPNRPDQPVLKGLTFTLPPGKMTALVGPSGSGKSTVAALLQNLYQPTEGQVLLDGEPISQYERRYLYQQEPVLFSGSVRDNITYGLKGCSDEKVLAAARAARVEEFIKEMKHGLDTEVGEKGSQLAVGQKQRLAIARALVRDPRVLILDEATSALDVECEQALQDWKARGDRTVLVIAHRLHTVLSADQILVLRQGELQDHVQLMEGQDPYCCLVQQNRRTETPEMLEPSQGHLSDPE
- the TAP2 gene encoding antigen peptide transporter 2 isoform X1 — encoded protein: MRLPDLRPSAFLLLADWALLWLLQGTLGALLPRGLPGLWLEGTLRLGGLWWLLRLGGLLRFVGALLPPLCLGTPLFLSLRALVPGTLSAPPARAASAPWSWLLLGYGAAGLSWGVWAVLSPPGARERERGQENNRALMWRLLKLSRPDLPFLGVAFFFLAVTVLGETLIAYYFGLVIDILGGDFDPDAFVSAIFFMCLFSVASSLSAGCRGSTFTFIMSRINLRVRELLFSSLLCQDLAFFQETKTGELNSRLSSDTKLMSNWLPLNANVLSRSLVKVLGLYGFMLNLSPRLTLLSLLDVPLMTAAEKMYSARHQAVLQEIQDAMAKAGQVVREAVGGLQTVRSFGAEEQEVRRYKEALDRCRQLWWRRDLERALYCLLRRMLHLAMKIILLRRGLQQILAGDLTRGGLVTFLLYQEEVGSHVETLVYMFGDMLSNVGAAEKVFCYLDRKPNLPPTGTLAPPTLQGLMEFQNVSFVYPNRPDQPVLKGLTFTLPPGKMTALVGPSGSGKSTVAALLQNLYQPTEGQVLLDGEPISQYERRYLYQQVVLVGQEPVLFSGSVRDNITYGLKGCSDEKVLAAARAARVEEFIKEMKHGLDTEVGEKGSQLAVGQKQRLAIARALVRDPRVLILDEATSALDVECEQALQDWKARGDRTVLVIAHRLHTVLSADQILVLRQGELQDHVQLMEGQDPYCCLVQQNRRTETPEMLEPSQGHLSDPE
- the TAP2 gene encoding antigen peptide transporter 2 isoform X3, translated to MRLPDLRPSAFLLLADWALLWLLQGTLGALLPRGLPGLWLEGTLRLGGLWWLLRLGGLLRFVGALLPPLCLGTPLFLSLRALVPGTLSAPPARAASAPWSWLLLGYGAAGLSWGVWAVLSPPGARERERGQENNRALMWRLLKLSRPDLPFLGVAFFFLAVTVLGETLIAYYFGLVIDILGGDFDPDAFVSAIFFMCLFSVASSLSAGCRGSTFTFIMSRINLRVRELLFSSLLCQDLAFFQETKTGELNSRLSSDTKLMSNWLPLNANVLSRSLVKVLGLYGFMLNLSPRLTLLSLLDVPLMTAAEKMYSARHQAVLQEIQDAMAKAGQVVREAVGGLQTVRSFGAEEQEVRRYKEALDRCRQLWWRRDLERALYCLLRRTLVYMFGDMLSNVGAAEKVFCYLDRKPNLPPTGTLAPPTLQGLMEFQNVSFVYPNRPDQPVLKGLTFTLPPGKMTALVGPSGSGKSTVAALLQNLYQPTEGQVLLDGEPISQYERRYLYQQVVLVGQEPVLFSGSVRDNITYGLKGCSDEKVLAAARAARVEEFIKEMKHGLDTEVGEKGSQLAVGQKQRLAIARALVRDPRVLILDEATSALDVECEQALQDWKARGDRTVLVIAHRLHTVLSADQILVLRQGELQDHVQLMEGQDPYCCLVQQNRRTETPEMLEPSQGHLSDPE
- the TAP2 gene encoding antigen peptide transporter 2 isoform X4, whose translation is MRLPDLRPSAFLLLADWALLWLLQGTLGALLPRGLPGLWLEGTLRLGGLWWLLRLGGLLRFVGALLPPLCLGTPLFLSLRALVPGTLSAPPARAASAPWSWLLLGYGAAGLSWGVWAVLSPPGARERERGQENNRALMWRLLKLSRPDLPFLGVAFFFLAVTVLGETLIAYYFGLVIDILGGDFDPDAFVSAIFFMCLFSVASSLSAGCRGSTFTFIMSRINLRVRELLFSSLLCQDLAFFQETKTGELNSRLSSDTKLMSNWLPLNANVLSRSLVKVLGLYGFMLNLSPRLTLLSLLDVPLMTAAEKMYSARHQAVLQEIQDAMAKAGQVVREAVGGLQTVRSFGAEEQEVRRYKEALDRCRQLWWRRDLERALYCLLRRMLHLAMKIILLRRGLQQILAGDLTRGGLVTFLLYQEEVGSHVETLVYMFGDMLSNVGAAEKVFCYLDRKPNLPPTGTLAPPTLQGLMEFQNVSFVYPNRPDQPVLKGLTFTLPPGKMTALVGPSGSGKSTVAALLQNLYQPTEGQVLLDGEPISQYERRYLYQQVVLVGQEPVLFSGSVRDNITYGLKGCSDEKVLAAARAARVEEFIKEMKHGLDTAAGLESSRGPNGAGDRPQAAHGSERRPDPGAEAGRAAGPRAAHGGAGPLLLPGAAEQED